From Ancylobacter pratisalsi, one genomic window encodes:
- a CDS encoding efflux RND transporter permease subunit, giving the protein MGLAEICIRRPVFATVLSLLMVLVGIVAYSRLTVREYPNIDEPVVSVVTKYSGASASIVESQVTQVLEGSIAGIEGIDVLESTSRSESSRITVRFRSEINPDVAASDVRDRVSRVRQRLPDEIDEPVISKVEADAQPVMFIVFSSDRMNALELTDYIDRYVIDRFKNLTGIADVQIYGERRYAMRVWIDRERLAAYNLTVQDIEDSLRAQNVEIPSGRIESADREFTVLSRTALATVDQFNDIVVKRADGAQVKLSEVAKVELGAADQRRSSRFNGGEAVIVGIIKQAVANPLDVSAGVRDVLPAVNASLPEGMTATIGNDNAVFIDRSIRSVFHTILEAVILVVLVIVVFLRSLRASIIPIVTIPISLITTFAIMYALGFSVNTLTLLALVLAIGLVVDDAIVVLENIFRHIEHGMKPIPAAIKGAREIGFAVVAMTLTLAAVYAPVAFASGRTGRLFLEFALTLAGAVLISGFVALSLTPMMCSRLLKHDAHPGRVSAFIERCLCGVENGYRRLLGVSLKVRPLMLLVAFLVAGVSGILIYALPSELSPVEDRGVVRVNGSGPEGSTLAFTTRYTNQVEGILDKIPEMDSVLIINGLPEVHRFLIIGRLKDWDERDRRQQEIVAETAPKLRRIAGVSAYANNPASLGASNNSRPIEFVLQTSGTYDELNEYVDRFLERIEGYPGLTSIQSDLKLNKPEISITIDRAKAADLGIDVAVLGRTLESLLGGRQVTRFEVGGEQYDVYVQLDARDRASPATLDTIYLRSASGDMVQLSNLVSVRETVAPQELKRFNQLRSATISANLAPGFSQGEALAYLGRTASEVLPRTVQTDVSGQSREFRASGQSLLLVFLLALGFIYLVLSAQFESFRDPVIIMLTVPLSMTGALAALYFTGGTLNVYSQIGLVTLVGLITKHGILIVEFANQQQEAGLDRVAAVIEAATLRLRPILMTTGAMVLGALPLALATGAGGESRAQIGWVIVGGMSLGTLLTLFVVPAVYSLIGRIHHTAHAEIAPGIVHSPAE; this is encoded by the coding sequence ATGGGGCTCGCCGAAATCTGCATCCGCCGACCCGTCTTCGCCACGGTTCTCAGTCTGCTCATGGTGCTCGTGGGCATCGTCGCCTACAGCCGTCTCACCGTCCGTGAATATCCGAACATCGACGAGCCGGTCGTTTCCGTCGTCACCAAATATTCCGGCGCTTCGGCGAGCATCGTTGAGAGCCAGGTAACGCAGGTACTTGAGGGATCCATCGCCGGCATCGAGGGCATCGATGTGCTCGAGTCCACGAGTCGGTCGGAATCCAGTCGCATCACCGTACGCTTCCGCTCCGAGATCAACCCGGACGTTGCCGCCAGCGACGTGCGCGATCGTGTGAGCCGTGTGCGCCAGCGCCTGCCGGACGAAATCGACGAACCGGTGATCTCAAAGGTCGAGGCCGATGCTCAGCCGGTCATGTTCATCGTGTTCAGCTCGGATCGGATGAACGCGCTTGAGCTGACTGATTACATCGACCGCTACGTGATCGACCGTTTCAAGAATCTCACCGGCATCGCCGATGTGCAGATCTATGGCGAGCGCCGGTACGCGATGCGCGTCTGGATCGATCGCGAGCGTCTCGCTGCCTACAATCTGACGGTTCAGGACATCGAGGATTCGCTGCGGGCGCAGAACGTCGAGATTCCCTCTGGCCGCATCGAGAGCGCGGACCGTGAGTTCACCGTGCTGTCACGCACGGCATTGGCGACGGTTGACCAGTTTAACGACATCGTCGTCAAGCGAGCCGACGGTGCCCAGGTCAAGCTGTCGGAAGTGGCCAAGGTCGAACTCGGCGCAGCGGACCAGCGCCGTTCCAGCCGCTTCAATGGCGGGGAAGCAGTCATCGTCGGCATCATCAAGCAGGCGGTCGCCAATCCGCTCGACGTCTCCGCGGGCGTGCGTGATGTCCTTCCGGCTGTGAATGCGAGCCTGCCCGAGGGGATGACGGCAACGATTGGCAACGACAACGCCGTGTTTATCGACCGCTCAATTCGCTCGGTGTTCCACACCATTCTCGAGGCGGTCATTCTGGTGGTGCTGGTGATCGTGGTGTTCCTGCGTTCGCTGCGCGCGTCGATCATCCCGATTGTCACGATACCGATCTCGCTGATCACCACCTTCGCGATCATGTACGCGCTGGGTTTCAGCGTGAACACGCTGACATTGCTCGCGCTCGTTCTCGCCATTGGCCTCGTGGTCGATGATGCCATCGTCGTGCTGGAGAACATTTTTCGACATATCGAGCACGGCATGAAACCGATTCCCGCCGCGATCAAGGGCGCGCGCGAGATCGGTTTCGCCGTGGTTGCGATGACGCTGACTCTGGCGGCGGTCTATGCGCCGGTGGCGTTCGCCTCAGGCCGCACCGGACGGCTGTTCCTCGAGTTTGCGCTGACGCTGGCTGGGGCGGTCCTTATTTCCGGCTTCGTCGCGCTTTCGCTGACGCCGATGATGTGCTCACGACTGTTGAAGCATGACGCCCATCCCGGGCGGGTTTCCGCGTTCATCGAACGGTGTCTTTGCGGCGTCGAGAATGGCTACCGCCGTCTGCTTGGCGTGTCGCTGAAGGTGCGTCCGCTCATGCTGTTGGTCGCGTTTCTGGTGGCGGGGGTGAGCGGGATCCTCATCTATGCGCTCCCGTCCGAGTTATCGCCGGTCGAGGATCGAGGCGTTGTACGCGTGAATGGAAGTGGGCCGGAGGGTTCGACGCTGGCCTTCACGACGCGCTACACCAATCAGGTGGAAGGCATCCTCGACAAGATACCGGAGATGGACAGCGTGCTGATCATCAACGGCCTGCCCGAGGTGCACCGCTTTCTGATCATCGGCCGGCTGAAAGATTGGGATGAGCGGGATCGGCGCCAGCAGGAGATCGTTGCCGAGACAGCGCCGAAGCTTCGCCGTATCGCCGGGGTGAGCGCCTATGCCAATAACCCGGCCTCGCTTGGGGCCTCCAACAACTCTCGGCCGATTGAGTTCGTTCTCCAGACCTCGGGCACCTATGACGAGCTCAACGAATACGTCGACCGCTTTCTCGAAAGGATCGAAGGCTATCCGGGGCTTACGAGCATCCAGAGCGACCTCAAGCTGAACAAGCCCGAGATATCCATCACCATTGATCGAGCCAAGGCGGCCGATCTGGGCATAGATGTCGCGGTGCTGGGGCGGACGCTGGAGAGCCTGCTCGGCGGCCGCCAGGTGACGCGCTTCGAGGTCGGCGGCGAGCAGTACGATGTCTACGTGCAGCTTGATGCGCGCGACCGCGCCTCGCCCGCGACCCTCGACACCATCTATCTGCGCTCTGCGAGCGGAGACATGGTGCAGCTTTCCAATCTTGTCAGCGTGCGCGAGACGGTTGCACCTCAGGAGCTCAAGCGTTTCAACCAGCTGCGTTCGGCGACCATCTCCGCCAATCTCGCACCGGGATTTTCACAGGGCGAGGCGCTTGCCTATCTCGGGAGAACGGCAAGCGAGGTGCTGCCCCGTACCGTTCAGACGGATGTTTCCGGTCAGAGCCGGGAGTTTCGCGCCTCCGGCCAGAGCCTGCTGCTGGTCTTTCTGCTGGCGCTTGGCTTCATCTATCTCGTGCTCTCTGCGCAATTCGAGAGCTTCCGCGATCCGGTTATCATCATGCTGACGGTTCCGCTTTCCATGACCGGCGCGCTCGCGGCACTTTATTTCACCGGCGGCACACTCAATGTCTATTCGCAGATCGGCCTCGTGACCCTTGTCGGCCTCATCACCAAGCACGGCATTCTTATTGTCGAGTTCGCAAATCAGCAGCAGGAAGCGGGCCTCGATCGTGTTGCTGCTGTGATAGAGGCCGCGACGCTGCGCCTGCGTCCCATCCTGATGACGACAGGCGCGATGGTTCTTGGTGCGCTGCCGCTGGCCCTTGCAACCGGGGCTGGCGGGGAAAGCCGGGCCCAGATCGGCTGGGTCATCGTCGGCGGCATGTCGCTTGGTACGCTGCTGACGCTGTTCGTGGTACCGGCCGTCTATTCGCTGATCGGGCGCATCCATCACACCGCCCATGCGGAGATCGCGCCGGGCATCGTGCATAGCCCCGCGGAATAG
- a CDS encoding efflux RND transporter periplasmic adaptor subunit, translating into MLCLAVLGGAGYLAQQKGWLEAGLAAVKDEARAAPEPRASGAQRVPVEVSPARASQVTTDIRAIGSLQSDESVKVASDVSGRIEEIAFREGEHVKQGDVLVVLDAALVKASLEETEARLELAKANYDRAQRLQKSGSGTERALDEARAELNTANALLDSQRVQIAKHTITAPFDGVVGLRSVSVGAYIPVGTELVNLEKIDLLKVDFKVPEIYLRSVAVGQEVQISVDAIPNETFTGEVYAIDPLIDVNGRALSVRARLPNSDLMLRPGLFVRVLLKGQDARTAIFVPESAIVPRGQERLVWVVEDGKAIEKKVTLGQRLAGEVEITDGIVADASVVTAGQARLRPNVPVEVVGRPPDPQS; encoded by the coding sequence GTGCTTTGTCTGGCCGTCCTTGGCGGTGCGGGCTACCTCGCGCAGCAGAAGGGTTGGCTTGAGGCGGGCCTCGCCGCCGTGAAGGACGAAGCTCGTGCGGCCCCCGAGCCCCGCGCCTCGGGCGCCCAGCGGGTGCCCGTCGAGGTCTCTCCGGCCCGCGCCTCGCAGGTGACAACCGATATCCGGGCAATCGGCAGCTTGCAGTCGGACGAGTCCGTCAAGGTGGCCTCTGATGTTTCCGGCCGCATCGAGGAGATCGCGTTCCGCGAAGGCGAGCACGTCAAGCAGGGCGACGTGCTCGTTGTGCTCGACGCGGCGCTGGTCAAGGCCTCGCTTGAAGAGACCGAAGCGCGTCTGGAACTGGCCAAGGCCAACTACGACCGCGCTCAACGTCTCCAGAAGAGTGGTTCAGGTACGGAGCGTGCGCTCGATGAAGCCCGGGCCGAGCTCAACACCGCCAACGCACTGCTCGATTCCCAGCGTGTGCAGATCGCCAAGCACACCATTACGGCGCCGTTCGACGGGGTCGTGGGCCTGCGCTCGGTCTCCGTGGGTGCGTACATTCCGGTTGGCACGGAACTGGTGAATTTGGAGAAGATCGACCTGCTCAAGGTCGATTTCAAAGTCCCCGAGATCTACCTGCGCAGTGTCGCCGTGGGGCAGGAAGTCCAGATCAGCGTGGATGCGATACCCAACGAAACGTTCACTGGTGAAGTCTACGCGATCGACCCTCTGATCGATGTGAATGGCCGCGCGCTCAGTGTGAGGGCACGGCTGCCAAATTCCGATCTCATGCTGCGTCCCGGACTCTTCGTTCGCGTGCTGTTGAAGGGGCAGGATGCGCGCACGGCGATCTTCGTTCCCGAGAGTGCCATCGTGCCCCGTGGCCAGGAGCGTCTGGTGTGGGTTGTCGAGGACGGGAAGGCGATCGAGAAGAAGGTGACGCTCGGGCAAAGGCTGGCGGGTGAGGTTGAAATCACCGACGGCATCGTCGCCGACGCGAGCGTTGTCACGGCGGGTCAGGCGCGGTTGCGACCCAATGTGCCCGTTGAGGTGGTTGGTCGGCCACCGGACCCGCAGAGCTGA